A genomic window from Lotus japonicus ecotype B-129 chromosome 1, LjGifu_v1.2 includes:
- the LOC130734170 gene encoding mitochondrial succinate-fumarate transporter 1 produces the protein MKQDVAQDNTHPKKSIPPYLKAISGSLGGVVEASCLQPIDVIKTRLQLDRSGNYKGIVHCGSTISRTEGVRALWKGLTPFATHLTFKYALRMGSNAVFQSMFKDSETGKLSSHGRLLSGFGAGVLEAIVIVTPFEVVKIKLQQQRGLSPELLKYKGPVHCARTILHEEGIRGLWAGVSPTIMRNGTNQSVMFSAKNAFDVLLWKKHEGDGSVLQPWQSMISGFLAGTAGPFCTGPFDVVKTRLMAQSREGGELKYKGMIHAIRTIYSEEGLRALWKGLLPRLMRIPPGQAIMWAVADQIMGLYERRYLQMSAL, from the exons ATGAAACAAGATGTCGCACAAGATAACACTCATCCAAAGAAATCAATCCCACCCTACCTGAAGGCAATCTCTGGTTCACTTGGAGGAGTTGTGGAGGCTTCTTGCTTGCAACCCATTGATGTGATCAAGACCAGATTACAGCTTGATAGGTCAGGGAATTACAAGGGAATAGTTCATTGTGGTTCCACAATTTCACGAACAGAAGGAGTCCGGGCTTTATGGAAGGGACTGACACCTTTTGCCACACATTTGACCTTTAAGTATGCACTTCGAATGGGTTCAAATGCAGTATTTCAATCAATGTTTAAGGACTCAGAGACTGGTAAGCTTAGCAGTCATGGACGGCTCCTTTCTGGGTTTGGTGCTGGGGTGCTTGAAGCTATTGTTATTGTCACGCCATTTGAG GTGGTGAAGATCAAACTGCAGCAGCAAAGAGGACTAAGCCCTGAGCTTTTGAAATATAAAGGTCCTGTGCATTGCGCTCGAACAATTTTACATGAAGAAGGCATACGTGGGCTTTGGGCAGGGGTCTCTCCAACTATAATGCGTAATGGGACTAATCAATCTGTCATGTTCTCCGCCAAAAATGCTTTTGATGTGCTTTTGTGGAAGAAACACGAAGGAGATGGGAGTGTTCTGCAACCATGGCAGTCTATGATCTCTGGATTTCTTGCAGGTACAGCAGGCCCATTTTGTACTGGTCCCTTCGATGTAGTGAAAACAAGGCTTATGGCTCAGAGCCGAGAAGGGGGTGAACTGAAGTACAAGGGTATGATCCATGCCATCAGAACAATATATTCAGAAGAAGGACTTCGCGCATTATGGAAAGGTCTGTTGCCTCGGCTCATGAGGATCCCTCCTGGACAGGCCATTATGTGGGCTGTTGCTGATCAAATAATGGGTTTGTATGAGAGGAGATATCTTCAAATGTCAGCTTTGTAG